One Deltaproteobacteria bacterium genomic window, CTCCTGGGCACGCAGCGCGGCCTCACGCAGAAGGGCGGGACGATGCGCCTGGGCGCCTATCCCTGTGTGCTCGAGGACGGCTCGCTCGCGCGCCGGCTCTACAACCGCCAGAAGATCTCCGAGCGTCACCGCCACCGCTACGAGGTGAACAACGCCTATCGCGAGCGCCTCGAGAAGGGCGGGCTCGTGCTCTCCGGCGTCTCGCCCGACGGGACGCTGGTCGAGTTGATCGAGCTCCGCGACCATCCCTGGTTCGTCGCGAGCCAGTTCCACCCCGAGCTCAAGTCGCGCCCGATGGAGTGCCACCCGCTCTTCAAGGGTTTCCTCAAGGCGGCCCTGGAGAGCCGCGCCCGCCGGCGCGAGGCGCCGCTGCTCGGCGGCCTGAAGGTGGTGAAGCGCTAGTGCGCGGTGTCCGCGTCGGGGCGGTCACCGTGGGCGGCGGCGCGCCGCTCGCGCTGATCGCCGGGCCCTGTGTCATCGAGTCGCGCGACGCGGCCCTCCGCCACGCCGAGCGCGTGCGCGACCTGGCCGCGCGCGCGGGCCTGCCGGTCGTCTACAAGTCGTCCTTCGACAAGGCGAACCGCACCTCGCTCGGGGGTTTCCGGGGCGTCGGCCTGGAGGAGGGGCTCCGCATCCTCGCCGAGGTGCGGCGCGAGACGGGGCTGCCGGTGCTGACCGACGTGCACGAGAAGGAGCAGGTCGCCGCGGTCGCGGCCGTCGTCGACGTGCTCCAGACGCCGGCCTTCCTCTGCCGGCAGACCGACTTCATCGTCGCGGTCGCCGCCGCGGGGAAGCCGGTGAATCTGAAGAAGGGACAGTTCCTCTCGCCCGGCGAGATGGAGCGGGTGGTGGAGAAGGCGCGCTCGACGGGCAACCAGGACCTGCTCGTGACCGAGAGGGGCTTCGCGTTCGGGTACAACAACCTGGTCGCCGACCTGCGCTCGCTCCCGATCCTGGCCGCGACCGGCTGCCCGGTCGTGTTCGACGCGACGCACAGCGTGCAGCAGCCGGGCGGGCTCGGCACGGCATCGGGCGGGGAGCGCAGGTTCGTCGCGCCGCTCGCGCGCGCCGCGGTCGCGGCCGGCGCCGACGCGATCTTCATGGAGGTGCACGAGGATCCGAGCCGCGCGCTCTCCGACGGGGCGACCAGCGTCCCCCTCGCCGACCTCCCCGCGCTGCTGCGCGACCTGGTCGCGATCGACCGTGCGCTCGGGGAGGGCGCGCGCCTCCGATGACGACCGAGGCGCGGCTCGCGCGCGCGCGGCGCGTGCTCGACGTCGAGCGGCGGGCGCTGGCCGCGCTCGGCGAGCGCCTCGACTGGCGCCTCGCGCGCGCCATCGACCTCCTGCTCGCCTGCCGCGGGCGGGTGATCGTCACCGGCGTCGGCAAGTCCGGCATCGTGTGCCGGAAGATCGCGGCCACGCTCACCTCGACCGGCACGCCCGCCTTCTTCCTGCACGCCGGCGAGGGCAGCCACGGCGACCTCGGCACGCTCGTACGCGGCGACGTGCTGCTCGCGGTCTCGAACAGCGGCGAGAGCGCCGAGGTGCTGAGCCTCCTGCCGGTGGCGCGTCGCCTCGGCCTCCCGCTCGTCGCCATCTGCGGCCACCCCCACTCGACCCTGGCGCGCAGCGCGGACGTCGTCCTCGACGTGAGCGTGCCGGAGGAGGCCTGCCCGCTCGGCCTGGCGCCCACGGCGAGCACGACCGCGACCATGGCACTCGGCGACGCGCTCGCCATCGCGCTCCTCGAGGAGCGCGGCTTCTCGGCCGAGGACTTCGCTCTCCTCCATCCCGGCGGTGCGCTCGGCCGCCGCCTGCTGCGCGTCGAGGAGATCATGCACCGCGGGGGCGAGGTGCCGCTCGTGCCCGAACGCGCGGCGCTCAAGGACACGCTGGTCGAGATCACCTCCAAACGTCTCGGCGTGACGGGGGTGGTGAACGGCGTCGGCGAGCTGGTCGGGGTCATCACCGACGGCGACCTCCGGCGCGGGCTCGAGCGGGCCGTCGATCTGGGGCGGCTCACGGCGCGCGACCTGATGACGACCGCGCCCAAGACGATCGGCGGCGGCGCGCTGGCGGCCGAGGCCGTCGCGCTGATGGAGCGGCACGCGATCACCTCCCTCTTCATCCTGGCCGAGGGCGGCCGCCGGCCGGCGGGGGTGATCCATCTCCACGACATGCTCCGCGCCGGCGTCGTCTGATCCGCGTGCCCGGAGGCTGATGGCCCGACGCTCGCTATGGCGCCGGCTGCGTCGCGCGACCCGCGGCCCGCGCAACGCGGCGCTCGCGCGCGCGATCGGCGGGTTCGGCCGCGCGCTGGGCGCGCTCCCCATGCCGGCCGCGCTCGCCGCCGGCCGCGGCCTCGGCATGGCGGCGCACGCGCTGCTCGCCACGCCGCGCCGGCTCGCCGTCGCCCACATGGGGCTGGCCTTCCCGGAGCTCCACCTCGCGACGCGCCGGCGCCTGGTGCGCGAGACCTTCCGCCACGCCGGGCAGGCGTTCGCCGAGCTGTCGCTGTTCGAGAAGGTCCTCCGCCGGCCCGACTACATCCGCCTCGAGGGTGTCGAGGCGCTCGACGCGGCGCTCGTCCGGGGGCGGGGCGCCATCGCGGTCACGGGGCACGTCGGCAACTGGGAGCTCCTCGCGGCGTGGGCGGCGGCCATCGGCTACCCGATCACGGTGGTCGTGCGGCGCGTGAACGACCTCCGTTTCCACTCGCTCATCATCCGCTTCCGGGCGGCGGCCGGGGTCGAGGTCCTGGTGCGAGACGATCCGCGCTTCGTCGCCGCGGTGGGCGAGGCGCTCCGTCGAAACCGCGTCGTCGCCATGCTGATCGACCAGGACACGCGCGGCCCCGGGGTCTTCGTCCCCTTCTTCGGCCGCCCCGCGCACACGCCGCCCGGCGCGGCGCTCCTCGCGCTGCGCGCGCGCGTTCCCGTGGTGTCCGTCTTCATGGAGCGCCGCCCCGAGGGCGGGCATCTCGTGCGGGTGTCCCCCGTCCCGGCCGAGCTGCCGCGCGGGCGGGACGGCGTGCGCGAGCTCACCGCGCGCCTCACCGCGGCGATCGAGGCGCAGATCCGCCGCAGCCCCGCCGAGTGGGTGTGGTGGCACGAGCGCTGGCGCAAGCAGCCGTCCGCGTCGGCGACGCGACGTTCGGCCGCGACCGCCGCGCGAGCGCTCTCCTGAGCGGCGTTCGCCTTTACTCTTCCCGAGTCGCGTGCTAGCTCTGCCCCGAGCTCGAACGGCCATGAGAAGGAAAGGGGTGCGCGCCACGCTGCTCATCGTGGTGGGCGCCGCCCTCGGGGGCATCGGATACCTGGTCTCCCGCAACGTGGTCGCTCATCGGGCGAACCCGCTCGAGGAGCTCGGCCGCGACTTCCTGCCCCAGGTCGCGCAGCGCATCCAGAATTTTCGCCGGGTGAAGGTGGAGCACGGGCGGATGATGTGGGAGATCACGGCGCGGGACGCGCAGTTCTTCGAGCAGGAGGACCAGATCGTCGTCCTCGAGCCGCGGGTGACGTTCTTCATGAAGGAGGAGGGCCGCCAGGCGCATTTGAAGGGCAGCGAGGGCCGCATCACGCTCGAAGGCCACGAGATGCGCGCGGTCACGCTGCGCGGTCGCGTGGCTGTCCAGCTCGACGACATGGAGCTCGAGACCGAGGAGGCGACCTACGATCGGGCGCACGACCTGATCACGGCGCCGGGCGACGTGACCATCCACGGGCGCACACTCGACGTGCGCGGGCACGGCATGGAGATCCAGGTGGGCCCGCAGCACGTGCGCCTGCTGGCGGACGTCCACACCAGGGTGCATGGCAATGCGCGGCCGTCGTGAGGGGTCGCGGCGGCGGGCGGGCGGGGGCGTGACCGCCGTCGTCTTGGCCGCGCTCGCGAGTGCAGCGGCGGCGGAGCCGGCGCGCGAGCCCGCCAAGGGGGGGGCGCTGTTCGACGCGGG contains:
- a CDS encoding lysophospholipid acyltransferase family protein; amino-acid sequence: MARRSLWRRLRRATRGPRNAALARAIGGFGRALGALPMPAALAAGRGLGMAAHALLATPRRLAVAHMGLAFPELHLATRRRLVRETFRHAGQAFAELSLFEKVLRRPDYIRLEGVEALDAALVRGRGAIAVTGHVGNWELLAAWAAAIGYPITVVVRRVNDLRFHSLIIRFRAAAGVEVLVRDDPRFVAAVGEALRRNRVVAMLIDQDTRGPGVFVPFFGRPAHTPPGAALLALRARVPVVSVFMERRPEGGHLVRVSPVPAELPRGRDGVRELTARLTAAIEAQIRRSPAEWVWWHERWRKQPSASATRRSAATAARALS
- a CDS encoding KpsF/GutQ family sugar-phosphate isomerase, yielding MTTEARLARARRVLDVERRALAALGERLDWRLARAIDLLLACRGRVIVTGVGKSGIVCRKIAATLTSTGTPAFFLHAGEGSHGDLGTLVRGDVLLAVSNSGESAEVLSLLPVARRLGLPLVAICGHPHSTLARSADVVLDVSVPEEACPLGLAPTASTTATMALGDALAIALLEERGFSAEDFALLHPGGALGRRLLRVEEIMHRGGEVPLVPERAALKDTLVEITSKRLGVTGVVNGVGELVGVITDGDLRRGLERAVDLGRLTARDLMTTAPKTIGGGALAAEAVALMERHAITSLFILAEGGRRPAGVIHLHDMLRAGVV
- a CDS encoding 3-deoxy-8-phosphooctulonate synthase gives rise to the protein MRGVRVGAVTVGGGAPLALIAGPCVIESRDAALRHAERVRDLAARAGLPVVYKSSFDKANRTSLGGFRGVGLEEGLRILAEVRRETGLPVLTDVHEKEQVAAVAAVVDVLQTPAFLCRQTDFIVAVAAAGKPVNLKKGQFLSPGEMERVVEKARSTGNQDLLVTERGFAFGYNNLVADLRSLPILAATGCPVVFDATHSVQQPGGLGTASGGERRFVAPLARAAVAAGADAIFMEVHEDPSRALSDGATSVPLADLPALLRDLVAIDRALGEGARLR
- the lptC gene encoding LPS export ABC transporter periplasmic protein LptC is translated as MRRKGVRATLLIVVGAALGGIGYLVSRNVVAHRANPLEELGRDFLPQVAQRIQNFRRVKVEHGRMMWEITARDAQFFEQEDQIVVLEPRVTFFMKEEGRQAHLKGSEGRITLEGHEMRAVTLRGRVAVQLDDMELETEEATYDRAHDLITAPGDVTIHGRTLDVRGHGMEIQVGPQHVRLLADVHTRVHGNARPS